The Solanum pennellii chromosome 11, SPENNV200 genome contains a region encoding:
- the LOC107005055 gene encoding chaperonin-like RbcX protein 2, chloroplastic — MVGALSVVGSPMVDAHSSPCLCLDALPTCNLGIGDSLVRKQKQLPRLGTMELSTSFVDLRFSAKCVKGNYKNLKKQTKGRKNLRIVNDLGGQYEESFSDIKTQILNYFTYKAVRTVLNQLNEMNPPQYHWFNDYVTANKPSDGKRFIRNLAKEKQELAEKVMATRLSLYAKWIKKCDHEEIYNRISDQNVEVMRERLMETVIWPSDDTNTGMK, encoded by the exons ATGGTGGGGGCTTTGTCTGTTGTGGGTTCACCTATGGTGGATGCCCATTCTAGCCCTTGTTTGTGTTTGGATGCTCTGCCTACTTGTAATTTGGGTATTGGGGATTCACTTGTTAGGAAGCAGAAGCAATTGCCAAGATTGGGAACAATGGAATTGAGTACTTCTTTTGTAGATTTGAGGTTTTCAGCAAAATGTGTTAAGGGTAATTACAAGAATTTGAAGAAACAGACAAAGGGTAGGAAGAACCTTAGGATTGTTAATGATTTAGGTGGACAGTATGAAGAAAGCTTTAGTGACATTAAAACA CAAATTCTCAACTACTTCACATATAAAGCAGTGAGGACTGTTTTGAACCAGCTTAATGAAATGAACCCTCCACAATATCATTGGTTCAATGA TTATGTTACAGCAAATAAGCCTAGTGATGGAAAGCGTTTCATTCGTAACCTTGCAAAG GAGAAGCAAGAACTCGCTGAAAAGGTGATGGCAACACGGCTCAGTCTGTATGCGAAATGGATAAAA AAATGTGATCACGAGGAGATATACAACCGAATATCTGATCAAAATGTGGAAGTGATGCGTGAGCGACTCATGGAGACTGTGATTTGGCCATCGGATGACACGAACACTGGGATGAAATAA